One Salarias fasciatus chromosome 22, fSalaFa1.1, whole genome shotgun sequence DNA segment encodes these proteins:
- the hcn3 gene encoding potassium/sodium hyperpolarization-activated cyclic nucleotide-gated channel 2 produces the protein MTSPCRSVEEQKGISESPAHKPETPRFRSWSSLRFSRWRSGSGRTTPPTTPSPKSDKRSDVSRTLFSLVKTHNDDYTADPDGLLDSNREGEGDAEEAPQDQATYFQKQFGSMLQPGVNKFSLRMFGSHKGVAAEQERVKSFGVWIIHPYSDFRFYWDIVMLLLMMSNLVILPWGITFFEDQNTMPWITFNVLSDTLFLMDLVFNFRTGILGEDSHIILDPKEIRMHYLRTWFLVDFVSSIPVDYIFLIVDLESRHESSDVYRTARALRIVRFTKILSLLRLLRLSRLIRYIHQWEEIFHMTYDLASAVVRIVNLIGMMLLLCHWDGCLTFMVPMLQDFPPDCWVSKNNMVNDTWHIQYSYALFMAMSHMLCIGYGAHPPEGMTDVWLTMISMVVGATCYAMFLGHATNLVQSLDASHRQYQEKYKQVEQYMSFHKLPADVRQRIHDYYEQRFQGKMFDEDSIFGELSDPLKEEIVSYNCRGLVANMPLFANTDPHFVTVILTKLRFEVFQPGDLVIREGTLGRKMYFIQHGTVTVIPRGSKEIRLSDGAYFGEICLLTQGRRTASVRADTYCRLYSLSVDSFNEVLEEHPLMRRAFESVAVDRLDRVARRPSYQPPENEADN, from the exons ATGACCAGCCCCTGCAGGAGCGTGGAGGAGCAGAAAGGCATCAGTGAAAGTCCCGCTCACAAACCGGAGACGCCTCGGTTCCGCAGCTGGAGCAGCCTCCGGTTCTCCCGGTGGAGGAGCGGCTCTGGGAGGACCACCCCGCCGACCACCCCCTCGCCAAAGTCGGACAAGAGGAGCGACGTGTCGCGGACGCTCTTCTCCCTGGTGAAGACGCACAATGACGACTACACGGCGGACCCCGACGGCCTGCTGGACAGCAACAGGGAGGGCGAGGGGGACGCGGAGGAGGCGCCCCAGGACCAGGCCACCTACTTCCAGAAGCAGTTCGGCTCCATGCTGCAGCCCGGGGTCAACAAGTTCTCCCTGCGCATGTTCGGCAGCCACAAAGGGGTCGCTGCGGAACAGGAGAGGGTCAAGAGCTTCGGAGTGTGGATCATTCATCCATACAGTGACTTCAG gttctACTGGGACATCGTGATGCTCCTGCTGATGATGAGTAACTTGGTCATCTTGCCGTGGGGAATCACCTTCTTCGAGGACCAGAACACGATGCCCTGGATCACCTTCAACGTCCTGTCCGACACGCTCTTCCTCATGGACCTGGTGTTTAACTTCCGTACGGGAATCTTAGGGGAGGACAGCCACATCATCCTGGATCCCAAGGAGATCCGAATGCATTACCTGCGCACCTGGTTCCTGGTGGACTTCGTCTCCTCCATCCCCGTCGACTACATCTTCCTCATCGTGGACCTGGAGTCCCGGCACGAGTCGTCCGACGTGTACCGCACCGCCCGGGCTCTCCGCATCGTCCGGTTCACCAAGATCCTCAGCCTGCTGCGGCTCCTCCGGCTGTCCCGCCTCATCCGATACATTCACCAGTGGGAGGAG ATTTTCCACATGACCTACGACCTGGCCAGTGCCGTGGTGCGAATCGTCAACCTGATCggcatgatgctgctgctgtgccacTGGGACGGCTGTTTGACCTTCATGGTGCCGATGCTGCAGGActttcctccagactgctgggtgtccaaaaacaacatggTG AACGATACGTGGCACATCCAGTACTCGTACGCCCTCTTCATGGCCATGAGCCACATGTTGTGCATCGGATACGGCGCCCACCCCCCGGAGGGCATGACTGACGTCTGGCTCACCATGATCAGCATGGTGGTGGGGGCCACCTGCTACGCCATGTTCCTCGGTCACGCCACCAACCTTGTCCAGTCCTTGGACGCGTCGCATCGCCAGTATCAAGAGAAG tacaaGCAAGTGGAGCAGTACATGTCGTTTCATAAACTGCCCGCAGACGTCAGGCAGAGGATCCACGATTACTACGAGCAGCGGTTCCAGGGCAAGATGTTCGATGAGGACAGCATTTTTGGAGAGCTGAGCGATCCGCTCAAAGAG GAGATCGTCAGCTATAACTGTCGCGGGCTGGTGGCCAACATGCCGCTGTTCGCCAACACGGACCCTCACTTTGTGACGGTGATCCTGACCAAGCTGCGCTTCGAGGTCTTCCAGCCCGGAGACCTGGTGATCCGAGAGGGAACGCTGGGACGGAAGATGTACTTCATCCAGCACGGCACCGTCACCGTCATCCCGCGCGGCAGTAAGGAGATCAGGCTCAGTGATGGAGCCTACTTCGGAG AGATCTGCCTGCTGACTCAGGGCCGGCGGACGGCCTCGGTGAGGGCCGACACCTACTGCCGCCTGTACTCGCTGAGCGTGGACAGCTTCAACGAGGTGCTGGAGGAGCACCCTCTGATGAGGAGGGCGTTCGAGAGCGTGGCCGTGGACCGGCTGGACCGGGTCGCCCGAAGACCCAGTTATCAGCCTCCAGAGAACGAGGCCGACAACTAG
- the ndufv1 gene encoding NADH dehydrogenase [ubiquinone] flavoprotein 1, mitochondrial: protein MLALSRAVVSGVSRAPAAVSQGAVTTMTRYNSTAQSAPKKTTFGPLADQDRIFTNLYGRHDWRLKGALKRGDWYKTKEILLKGVDWILNEIKVSGLRGRGGAGFPTGMKWSFMNKPSDGRPKYLVVNADEGEPGTCKDREIMRNDPHKLVEGCLVAGRAMGARAAYIYIRGEFYNESSNLQVAINEAYAAGLIGRDACGSGYDFDVFVMRGAGAYICGEETALIESLEGKQGKPRLKPPFPADVGVFGCPTTVANVETVSVAPTICRRGGSWFLGFGRERNSGTKLFNISGHVNHPCTVEEEMSVPLKDLIERHAGGVRGGWDNLLAVIPGGSSTPLIPKNVCEEVLMDFDGLIQAQTGLGTAAIIVMDKSTDIIRAIARLIEFYKHESCGQCTPCREGVDWMNNMMWRFVRGDARPAEIDMIWEISKQIEGHTICALGDGAAWPVQGLIRHFRPVMESRIAEFQQQQQARA, encoded by the exons ATGCTGGCCTTGTCTCGCGCTGTGGTGAGCGGGGTGTCTCGTGCCCCGGCTGCTGTCAGTCAGGGTGCCGTGACCACGATGACCCGGTACAACAGCACGGCTCAG agcgctccaaagaaaacaacattcGGCCCTCTGGCCGATCAGGATCGCATCTTTACAAACCTTTATGGCCGCCATGACTGGAG GCTGAAGGGTGCGCTGAAGCGTGGCGACTGGTACAAAACTAAGGAGATACTTTTGAAGGGGGTGGACTGGATCCTGAATGAGATCAAGGTTTCTGGCCTGCGCGGGAGAGGTGGAGCTGGTTTCCCAACTGGCATGAAGTGGAGCTTCATGAACAAACCCAGTGACGGCCG ccCAAAGTATCTGGTGGTGAATGCAGACGAGGGAGAGCCGGGCACCTGTAAGGACAGAGAGATCATGAGGAACGACCCCCACAAGCTGGTGGAGGGCTGCCTGGTGGCCGGGAGGGCCATGGGAGCCCGTGCTGCTTATATCTACATCAGAGGAGAGTTTTACAACGAGTCGTCCAACCTGCAG GTGGCGATCAATGAGGCCTATGCTGCTGGATTGATTGGAAGGGACGCCTGTGGCTCTGGTTATGACTTCGATGTGTTTGTGATGCGCGGTGCTGGCGCGTACATCTGCGGAGAGGAGACGGCTCTGATCGAGTCCCTGGAGGGAAAGCAGGGGAAGCCCCGTCTGAAGCCCCCGTTCCCTGCTGATGTGG GTGTGTTTGGTTGCCCAACAACCGTTGCCAATGTGGAGACGGTATCCGTGGCGCCAACCATTTGTCGTCGCGGAGGCTCGTGGTTTCTGGGCTTtggcagagagagaaactctggCACGAAGCTCTTCAACATCTCGGGCCATGTTAACCACCCGTGCAccgtggaggaggagatgtCCGTCCCTCTGAAAGACCTCATCGAGAGACACGCAG GTGGAGTGCGGGGCGGCTGGGATAACCTGCTGGCCGTAATCCCTGGCGGCTCCTCAACGCCGCTCATTCCCAAGAACGTGTGCGAGGAGGTGCTGATGGACTTTGACGGCCTCATCCAGGCCCAGACTGGCCTGGGCACCGCCGCCATCATCGTCATGGACAAATCA actGATATCATCAGAGCCATTGCTCGCCTGATTGAGTTCTACAAGCATGAGAGCTGTGGTCAGTGCACACCCTGCAGAGAAG GAGTGGACTGGATGAACAACATGATGTGGCGTTTTGTGCGTGGCGATGCCCGCCCGGCAGAGATTGACATGATCTGGGAAATCAGCAAGCAGATTGAGGGACACACTATCTGTGCCCTGGGAGACGGTGCCGCATGGCCTGTACAG GGACTGATCAGGCACTTCAGGCCTGTGATGGAAAGCAGGATTGCTGaattccagcagcagcagcaggccagaGCTTAA
- the LOC115409410 gene encoding zinc finger protein 574-like gives MDMVKIEQVIVGGEMKPPPPPPPPEVKPDPVVAPLPAYQHESLQCFQCFITFRNLQAKERHIRKSHRDQYRQHLMQTNTLFTCYKCDRSFKFSEELRQHQVTHNTEERPFRCSYCLENFVTYTDLNKHRRHDCVERKYLCKDCDILFPTVARLRNHRTEIHVRAAALARDLDAHRCHKCSCSFQSDEALQQHLLKYANDMNCGRRRRKTKPEELVGTKKMKQEEDDDDDGSPTEGCSSAEMQIPCSEPDCELVFPSVAALRVHKKEAHGSLQRKAASAEYSCPICGKSFARVTTLKAHQCTHTEGEEETANR, from the exons ATGGACATGGTGAAGATTGAGCAGGTGATTGTCGGAGGAGAGATGaagccccctcctcctcctcctcctccggagGTGAAGCCCGATCCTGTGGTCGCCCCTCTGCCGGCCT ATCAACATGAgagtctgcagtgttttcagtgtttcatcacCTTCCGCAACTTGCAAGCCAAGGAGCGACACATCAGGAAGAGCCACCGGGATCAGTACAGACAGCACCTGATGCAG ACAAATACTCTCTTCACCTGCTATAAGTGTGACAGATCCTTCAAATTCTCTGAAGAACTCAGGCAGCACCAGGTCACCCATAACACTGAGGAGAGGCCTTTCCGCTGCTCTTACTGCTTGGAAAACTTTGTCACCTATACTGAT TTGAACAAACACAGGCGACATGATTGCGTGGAACGAAAGTACCTCTGCAAAGACTGTGATATCTTATTCCCCACTGTTGCACGACTTCGCAACCATCGTACCGAAATACACGTCCGAGCCGCCGCGCTGGCACGAGACCTCGACGCGCACCGGTGCCACAAATGTAGCTGCAGTTTCCAGTCGGACGAAGCTCTCCAGCAGCACCTATTGAAATATGCAAACGATATGAACTGTGGCCGAAGACGCCGCAAAACAAAGCCTGAGGAGTTAGTGGGCACTAAAAAGATGAAGCAAGAagaagacgacgacgacgacggcTCCCCGACTGAGGGGTGCTCCTCTGCAGAGATGCAGATTCCCTGCTCTGAGCCGGATTGTGAGCTTGTCTTCCCGTCCGTGGCAGCCCTGCGGGTCCACAAGAAGGAGGCCCACGGGTCCCTGCAGCGCAAGGCCGCCAGCGCCGAGTATTCTTGCCCTATTTGTGGAAAAAGCTTCGCAAGAGTGACCACACTGAAGGCTCATCAATGCACCCACACTGAGGGAGAAGAGGAAACGGCAAACAGATAA